The following nucleotide sequence is from Streptomyces xiamenensis.
TCGGGCGCGCCGATCTGCAGCGGCATGATCCAGTTCGCGAACCCGGCGAACAGCGGGGTCGCGAAGAGCAGCAGCATCACCGTGCCGTGCATGGTGAACAGCTGGTTGAACTGCTCCTTGGAGACCAGCTGCAGACCCGGCCTGGCCAGCTCGGCGCGCATGATGAGCGCCATGACGCCGCCGATGATGAAGAAGATGAACGACGTCAGCAGATACATATTGCCGATCGTCTTGTGATCCGTGGTGGTGAGCCACTTGATCACAATATTGCCGGGCTCTTTCCGGCGCACCGGCGGCACTGCCTTCGCGGCGCCGGCCTCCTGTGGGGTGTCAAGGATTGTCACGGCTGGTTCGTCTCCGCGTTAGTGGCGGCTTCCGTCTGCTCGATGCCCGCCGGGATGAAGCCCGTCTGACCCTGGGCAGCCAGATCCTGGAGGTGCTGCTGGTACTCCTCGGGGGAGACGACCTTCACGTTGAAGAGCATCCGGGCATGGGCCTCGCCGCACAGCTCGGCGCACTTGCCCATGAAGGTGCCCTGCTTGTTCGGGGTCACCTCGAAGCGGTTGGTGTGCCCGGGGATCGCGTCCTGCTTCATGAGGAACGGAACCACCCAGAAGGAGTGGTTGACGTCCCGCGACGTGATGATGAACTGAACCGTCTCGCCCTCGGGCAGCCACAGGGTGGGCCCGGGGTTGCCGGTGTCCGGGTCGCGGTCGTCCAGCGCGCCCACGGTGTAGACCCCGTCCGCGTTCTCCGGGACGGCCTCCATGAAGCGGTCGGGGATGGACGCCAGCTCGGGAGCGTTCTGGGCGAACTTCTGGGTCTCGGTCTCCTCGGACAGATGTCCGACCGGCTCCAGGTAGTTGAAGGCCCAGCTCCACTGGAAACCGACCACGTTGATCACGTGGTCCGGCTGGTCCGAGGTCTCCAGGAGCTTGGTCTGGTCACGTGCGGTGAAGTAGAAGAGGACCGAGACGATCACCAGCGGAACCAGGGTGTACAGCGCCTCGATGGGCAGGTTGTACCGGTTCTGCGGCGGCACTTCCACCTTGGTCCTGGACCGGCGGTGGAAGAAGACACTCCACAGGATCAGCCCCCACACCAGTACGCCCGTCACCAGAGCGGCGGCCCACGAGCCCTGCCACAGGGACAGAATGCGCGGCGCCTCCTCCGTCACCGGAGTGGGCATACCGAGACGGGGGAAGTCCTCGGATGTGCAACCTGTCGCGGTCGCCAGGACCAAGCCCGCGAGCAACGCCTGCGGCAGGATCCGCCGCACCGGGCGCCGCGACGAGCGGTCGGAGCCGTTGGGACTCACGTAGCGCCTTCCCGAGAGTCTCGCCCGCGGTATACGGCCACTGCCTTCGCCCGGGGCGGGGGCACCGGCCCTGACACGGGCAGGGGTTTGGATGTTTATGCGGTGCAAACCCTACTGGACGCTATTTGAGGTCGTGCGGGGAGGGTGCCCAACCCGGCGCGCCGGTTCCCCCACCCGCCGAGTCCCCGCTCAGCGCCCCCTTCTGACGCCGTGCGAGCGCGTCGGGCACAGGGGTTCGATACCGGGTGGCCGCGGGCACCGGGTTGACGCGGGGGCGCTACGTTCAGGGGGTGTCCTACTTCGATGCCGCCTCCTCCCTCCCTCTGCACCCGGTCGCCCGGCAGGCCCTGCTGGCCGCGCTCGACGACGGGTGGGCCGACCCAGGCCGCCCGCACCGTGAGGGCCGCCGGGCCAGGATGCTGCTGGACGCGGCGCGCGAGTCGGCGGCGGAAGCGGTCGGCTGCCGCCCCGACGAACTGACGTTCACCCCTTCGGGTACCCGTGCGCTGCACACCGGCATCGCGGGCGCACTGGCCGGCCGCCGCCGGGTGAGCCGGCGGCTGCTGGTGTCGGCGGTCGAGCACTCGGCCGTACTGCACGCCGCAGGGACGCACGAGGCGGCGGGCGGCACCGTCACCGAACTGCCGGTCGAGCGCACCGGACGGCTGCGCACCGACGCCCTGCGGCAGGCGCTGGGCGACGGCGACCCGGCAGCGCTGGTCTGCCTCCAGTCCGCCAACCACGAGGTGGGCACCGCCCAGCCGGTCGCGGAGGCGGCCGAGCTGTGCTGGGCGGCCGGGGTCCCGCTGCTGGTGGACGCGGCCCAGTCGCTGCCCTGGGGTCCGGTGCCCGGCGACTGGTCGCTGCTGGCGGCCAGCGCGCACAAGTGGGGCGGCCCGGCCGGGGTGGGGCTGCTCGTGGTGCGCAAGGGCGTACGGTTCGCTCCCCCGCCGCCCGCCGACGAGCGCGAACGCGGCCGGGCGGCCGGCTTCGAGAACATCCCGGCGATCGTGGCGGCGGCGGCCTCGCTGCGCGCGGTCCACCAGGAGGCCGCGGCCGAGGCGGAGCGGCTGACCGCCCTGGTGGACCGGATCAGGGACCGGGTGCCGGAACTCGTCCCCGACACCGAGGTGGTGGGCGACCCGGTGCGGCGGCTGCCGCACCTGGTCACCTTCTCCTGCCTCTACGCGGACGGCGAGGCGCTGCTGCACGCCCTGGACCGGGCCGGCTTCGCGGTCTCCTCCGGCTCCTCGTGCACCTCCTCGACGCTCACGCCCAGCCATGTCCTGCGGGCGATGGGCGTGCTCTCGGAGGGCAACGTGCGGGTCTCGCTGCCGCCGGGGACCAGCCGCGGGGAGGTGAACCGTTTCCTGGCCACCCTCCCCGAGGCGGTCGGCTCCGTCCGTGCCCAGCTGGTGCCGGACGCCGAGCCGGTGGTGGTGGCGAGCGGCCCGGACGGGGTGACGGTGGACGCGCTCGGCAAGCGCTGCCCGGTCCCGGTGATCGAGCTGGCGGCGGTGATCGGCACCGTGCCGGTGGGCGCGGTGGTCACCGTCCTGTCCGACGACGAGGCCGCCCGTCTGGACATCCCCGCCTGGTGCCACACCCACCACCACGACTATCTGGGCGAGAGCGAAGCGGACGCGGGCGCCACCGCGTACCGGGTCCGCCGGGCGGAGTGAACGGCCGGGGCACGGCATCTGGCCGCGCCGGAACATCGCGCCGGGGAAATCACCCGGACGGCCCGCTCCGGGGGCGCCCCTCCCGCCACCTCGGGTGAGGTGCGGGAGCAGCGCAGGCGGCACCGGAGCCCGGAGGCTCCCTAGAGCAGGTGCTCGCGGACCTCGGCCGCCGCGTCCGCGCCGTACGCCTTGGTGAAGCGCTCCATGAAGGCGCCCCGGCGCAGCGTGTACTCCTGGGTGCCGACCGTCTCGATCACCAGCGTGGCCAGCATGCAGCCCACCTGGGCGGAACGCTCCAGCGAGGCGCCCCAGGCCAGCCCGGCCAGGAACCCGGCGCGGAAGGCGTCGCCGACGCCGGTCGGGTCGGTCTTCGACTCCTCCTGGGCGCAGCCGACGAAGATCGTCTCCTGGCCCGCCCGGTCGATCCGCACCCCGCGCGCGCCCAGCGTGGTGACCTGGGTGCCGACCTTGCTGAGCACCTCCTCGGCCGACCAGCCGGTCTTGGTCTCGATGAGGGCCTTCTCGTACTCGTTGTTGAAGAGGTAGGCGGCGCCCTCGGTGAGGTTCTTGATGTCCTCGCCGTCCATCCGCGCCAGCTGCTGCGAGTAGTCGGCGGCGAAGGGGATGCCCCGGGTGCGGCACTCCTCGGTGTGGCGCATCATCGCCTCGGGGTCATCGGCCCCGATGTGCACCAGGTCCAGGTCACCGACGCGGGCGGCCACCGCCGCCAGCTCGATCAGCCGGGCCTCGCTCATGGCGCCGGTGTAGAAGGAGCCGATCTGGTTGTGGTCGGCGTCCGTCGTGCACACGAAACGGGCGGTGTGCAGCACCTCGGAGATCCGTACGGCGGAGGTGTCCACGCCGTGCCGGTCCAGCCAGGCCCGGTACTCCTCGAAGTCCTCGCCGGCCGCGCCCACCAGGATTGGGCGGGCGCCGAGCTGCCCCATCCCGAAGCAGATGTTGGCGCCGACCCCGCCGCGGCGCACCTCCAGGGCGTCGACGAGGAAGGAGAGCGAGACGGTGTGCAGCTGATCCCCCACCAACTGGTCGGCGAACCGACCGGGGAAGGTCATCAGATGGTCATGGGCGATGGAGCCGGAGACGGCGATGCGCACGGTGGACTGCTCCCGGGGAGGCACGGATATCGGCCCGACCAGGCTACCGGTGGCCCCAGGAACCCGGCGCGGGGTCGTTCCGTCCCAGTGGTAAGAGCCCATGGAAGGAGCTTGGCCGTGACGGAAGAGTCGGACGAGACAGAAGTGCTCACCCCGGCGCAGGAGCCACCCCGCAGGGAACGCCCGCGCTGGCTGACCGTCACCGCGGGAGCCCTGGGCGTCGCCCTGCTGACGGGCGGCCTCTTCGGCGCGCAGGCGGTGCTCGGCGGCGGCGAGGGCGGGGGCGGGGAGTGGGAGGGAGCCCTGGAACCGGAGTGGAGCGATCCCGGGTCGCGCACCGCGGGAGAAGGGGTCGCCGACTGGCCGGGCGGGTACTGGGGATCGGAGCTGGTGGCCACCGGGCCGCTGCCGCAGGGCCCGGGGAGCGCGGCGGTGTACGGATTCGCGGAGGGGATCGACGAGGAGCGGGTGGCCGAACTGGCCGCGGCGCTCGGGGTGGAGGGGGAGCCCAGGCTCAGCGACGGCCACTGGTGGCACGCCGCCGGGCCGGACGCGAACGGCTCCTATCTCTCGGCGACCAGGGAGACGGGTCAGTGGTTCTACTCGGCCGAATCCGGGGTCGACGCGTACACGACGGTGGAGCCCAGCGATCCGGATGACCCGCACACCATCGTGAGCAGCGAGGGAGTGCCGGCGGAGCCCGTGGGGCCCGCACCGTCCAGGGAGGAGGCGCTGGCGGCCGCCGCACCGCTGCTCGACCTGCTGGGGCTGACGGACGCGCCGGTGGAGGAGCTGGATCGCCACGACGGGAACCGCACGCTGCTGTTCCCCCGCATGGTGGACGGTCTGCGGGCCCACGGTCTGGAGACCGAGATCACGGTGTCGTCGCAGGGCGCGATCGTCTCCGCCTCCGGATCGGTCGGCGAGCCGGTGGCGGAGCGGGAGCGGGAGATGCTGAGCGCCCAGGAGACGCTGGACGCACGCAACGCGGCCGAGGCGGGCCCGCTGGCCCGGATGGAGCCCGGCTTCGCCGACTGTCCGACACTGCTGCCCGAGGAGATGCCGCACATCGACGGCGACCCGGAGGGCGAGTCCGCCGGGG
It contains:
- the coxB gene encoding aa3-type cytochrome oxidase subunit II, which translates into the protein MSPNGSDRSSRRPVRRILPQALLAGLVLATATGCTSEDFPRLGMPTPVTEEAPRILSLWQGSWAAALVTGVLVWGLILWSVFFHRRSRTKVEVPPQNRYNLPIEALYTLVPLVIVSVLFYFTARDQTKLLETSDQPDHVINVVGFQWSWAFNYLEPVGHLSEETETQKFAQNAPELASIPDRFMEAVPENADGVYTVGALDDRDPDTGNPGPTLWLPEGETVQFIITSRDVNHSFWVVPFLMKQDAIPGHTNRFEVTPNKQGTFMGKCAELCGEAHARMLFNVKVVSPEEYQQHLQDLAAQGQTGFIPAGIEQTEAATNAETNQP
- a CDS encoding cysteine desulfurase/sulfurtransferase TusA family protein, with the protein product MSYFDAASSLPLHPVARQALLAALDDGWADPGRPHREGRRARMLLDAARESAAEAVGCRPDELTFTPSGTRALHTGIAGALAGRRRVSRRLLVSAVEHSAVLHAAGTHEAAGGTVTELPVERTGRLRTDALRQALGDGDPAALVCLQSANHEVGTAQPVAEAAELCWAAGVPLLVDAAQSLPWGPVPGDWSLLAASAHKWGGPAGVGLLVVRKGVRFAPPPPADERERGRAAGFENIPAIVAAAASLRAVHQEAAAEAERLTALVDRIRDRVPELVPDTEVVGDPVRRLPHLVTFSCLYADGEALLHALDRAGFAVSSGSSCTSSTLTPSHVLRAMGVLSEGNVRVSLPPGTSRGEVNRFLATLPEAVGSVRAQLVPDAEPVVVASGPDGVTVDALGKRCPVPVIELAAVIGTVPVGAVVTVLSDDEAARLDIPAWCHTHHHDYLGESEADAGATAYRVRRAE
- a CDS encoding carbohydrate kinase family protein, which gives rise to MRIAVSGSIAHDHLMTFPGRFADQLVGDQLHTVSLSFLVDALEVRRGGVGANICFGMGQLGARPILVGAAGEDFEEYRAWLDRHGVDTSAVRISEVLHTARFVCTTDADHNQIGSFYTGAMSEARLIELAAVAARVGDLDLVHIGADDPEAMMRHTEECRTRGIPFAADYSQQLARMDGEDIKNLTEGAAYLFNNEYEKALIETKTGWSAEEVLSKVGTQVTTLGARGVRIDRAGQETIFVGCAQEESKTDPTGVGDAFRAGFLAGLAWGASLERSAQVGCMLATLVIETVGTQEYTLRRGAFMERFTKAYGADAAAEVREHLL